The Maniola hyperantus chromosome 2, iAphHyp1.2, whole genome shotgun sequence genome includes a region encoding these proteins:
- the LOC117990974 gene encoding epidermal retinol dehydrogenase 2-like: MASYISSILSNVLNPIFPFKMLLRSYSLCVLMVDLIWVVLNAIYAVIQAVYEVFRPPPFKSVENETALIVGSGRGVGREIAIQLAYLGARVVCVDHNECNNNKTVSYIKRKGGTALSYTCDITKKENVVNLAEQIRNEVGFVSMVFYCCGIPSPRSLITQPPQDIHDTLDLTLTSYFWIIDNFMPEMKARNHGHIVALTSVAGLSHIKHQMPLSVAQFAVQGLAESLMEDLRINKINGVHVTLTHIYPFIVEDSSDLRMKIPSYFGTITPAKAANSILESVLRNYPEASVPKHLLFLGHLLRILPRKATVLVRDLLDTGVDFA; the protein is encoded by the exons GCCTCCTACATAAGCAGTATACTGAGCAATGTGTTAAACCCTATCTTTCCATTCAAAATGCTCTTAAGAAGTTATTCACTATGTGTTTTGATGGTGGATTTAATATGGGTTGTCCTTAATGCCATTTATGCAGTAATACAAGCAGTTTATGAAGTATTCAGACCGCCACCATTTAAATCTGTAGAGAACGAGACAGCCCTG ATTGTAGGGTCAGGCAGAGGCGTCGGTCGTGAAATAGCAATCCAATTGGCATACCTCGGTGCCCGAGTAGTCTGTGTAGATCACAACGAGTGCAATAACAACAAAACAGTCTCTTACATTAAACGGAAAGGCGGCACTGCCCTAAGCTATACCTGTGACATCACGAAGAAGGAAAATGTCGTTAACTTAGCAGAACAGATAAGGAATGAAGTCGGATTCGTCAGTATGGTTTTCTATTGCTGCGGTATTCCAAGCCCAAGGTCTTTGATAACTCAGCCACCTCAAGATATTCATGATACTTTGGATCTAACTTTGACTTCTTACTTTTGG ATAATAGATAACTTCATGCCAGAAATGAAAGCAAGGAATCACGGGCACATAGTAGCTCTGACCTCAGTAGCTGGTCTCAGTCACATCAAGCACCAGATGCCTCTGAGTGTGGCCCAGTTCGCCGTGCAAGGCCTGGCCGAGTCACTGATGGAAGATCTGAGGATCAACAAGATTAATGGGGTTCATGTCACGTTGACTCATATCTATCCATTCATAGTTGAAGACAGTTCGGATCTGAGGATGAA AATACCAAGCTACTTCGGAACAATAACACCAGCGAAAGCCGCAAACTCCATCCTAGAAAGTGTCCTCCGCAACTACCCAGAGGCATCAGTTCCCAAACATTTACTATTCCTCGGACACCTGTTGCGGATTTTGCCAAGGAAAGCCACAGTGTTAGTGCGGGACTTATTAGACACGGGCGTAGATTTCGCTTGA